AAATTTATTCAATTATTAGAAGACAATTACATAATGACTTTGGTTGATGTGCGTTCTGCTCCATTCAGCCGTTACAATCCTCAGTTCAATAAAGAAAATCTTGAGAACATCCTTTCGGGCAAAAGTATTGAATATGCCTATGCAGGTAAGTATCTGGGTGGCCGTCCTTCAGACCCCGCTTGCTACAAGAGCCATGTGTTACCGCCGGAGGGTACAGATTATCTTTATGAAGTAGATTACCCTGAAGTTATGAAGCGCCCCTGGTTTATACAAGGTATCATGCGTTTGTTGGAGTTGGCCAATGAGCAGATAACAGTAATCATGTGCAGTGAAGAGGATCCCGCTGAGTGCCACCGGCATCACTTGATCGCCCAATATATCATGACGGAACATCCCGAAGTAAATGTTCAACATATTCGAGGCGATGGTATAGTTTATAGTGCTCGTTCAATCCAGGTGTCAGTAAACAGGCCAACGGCCGAACAACTATCATTGTTCCGGGAGGAGCAATGAAACTCTATACTATTGGATTCACTCAGAAACACGCAGAATTATTTTTTGGGCTTTTACGCCAAAATAGTGTGCAACGATTAGTTGATATTCGTCTTAATGCAGTTGGGCAACTTTCAGGTTTTGCTAAAAAAGATGATTTACCCTTCTTTCTGTCCAAACTCGTGGATGGCTGCCAATATATTCATTTGCCAGAGCTTACCCCTACAAAAGAAATTTTAAATGAATATCGTTCAGACTCGGATTGGTCCCGTTTTGTAGCACGTTTCGAAGCTCTCATGGATGAACGCAAGATTCCAGATACACTGGATAAAGTGGGATTCGAAAGATTCACCTCCTGTCTACTTTGTAGCGAGCCTACTCCTGAGCAATGCCATCGCCGTTTGGTCGCAGAAAGACTGACCGCACACTGGCCTAATGTGGAGGTCTTTCATTTATGAAGAAGCTATTAATTATAACCGACCTTACCCGCATGAAAGAGAAGCGGGTATGTATCGCCGGTTATGACGAAAATGGTAACTGTATCCGTCCGGTATTGCCACCACCAGGTATCAAAGAAAATACACTGTACTTACGGGGAAGCCATGTGATTTCCCCTTTTTCAGTGGTCGAATTCGATTTTCTTAAGCACCTTCCTCGACCACCTCACACTGAGGATTACCTTTATAATCCGAAATCTATTCGATTTATCGAACACTTGGATTAAAAGCGTAAACGTGAAATACTCATTCAAACCCTGTTTGAGAATATCAGCGCGATATTCGAAGTACCTGTTTTGTCTGATCCGGGACATTACATCATGGATGGTCAGGGGCCTCGGTCGCTTGGTACTATTCAGCCGCGGCGAGTGATAAAAGTAATCCATGAAAAATCTCCCGAAGGTATGTTGAAGTATCGTCTCAACTTTATAGATGGCCAAGGGAAAAGTTATAGGTTGACCATTACAGACTTAGCGTGGCGCTATTATAATGACCGGCTGCGAGATGAAGGGAAAACACCGCAGCAGATTTC
This sequence is a window from Candidatus Latescibacter sp.. Protein-coding genes within it:
- a CDS encoding DUF488 domain-containing protein, coding for MKLYTIGFTQKHAELFFGLLRQNSVQRLVDIRLNAVGQLSGFAKKDDLPFFLSKLVDGCQYIHLPELTPTKEILNEYRSDSDWSRFVARFEALMDERKIPDTLDKVGFERFTSCLLCSEPTPEQCHRRLVAERLTAHWPNVEVFHL
- a CDS encoding DUF488 domain-containing protein, whose translation is MKLFTIGHSNHSIEKFIQLLEDNYIMTLVDVRSAPFSRYNPQFNKENLENILSGKSIEYAYAGKYLGGRPSDPACYKSHVLPPEGTDYLYEVDYPEVMKRPWFIQGIMRLLELANEQITVIMCSEEDPAECHRHHLIAQYIMTEHPEVNVQHIRGDGIVYSARSIQVSVNRPTAEQLSLFREEQ